One Rosa chinensis cultivar Old Blush chromosome 5, RchiOBHm-V2, whole genome shotgun sequence genomic region harbors:
- the LOC112166307 gene encoding FHA domain-containing protein DDL codes for MGRNLRNDSESPVRDRGSPRRRKSQSRTERSPTRHGKSNRGSSPPREKHSSRPKSPKHARSPSPPPRSPSPRTKRLRRAEAGRVPGREHERINDRGISRDLQERGSERDVGSGRKERVSGRNDTDDKSSRTRRGTSPSDRHRTSRHRSHSPLHAGDTRDGEKVIEGRGRNRSRGSEKSMHRQKSADGENETERRERRTAKDSTGHKSSRSRHGQSTSPLNGHHKNRHRTHSPQQAADTRARDEVPESREAEDGIDDNDSVATMRAAEEALEAQKKQKPSFELSGKLAAETNRFRGITLLYTEPAEGRPPHVKWRLYVFKGGEVLNDPIKIHRQSCYLFGRERRVADIPTDHPSCSKQHAVIQFRQVEKEEPDGTLSKEVKPYIMDLGSTNKTFVNESAIEPQRYYELMERDTIKFGNSSREYVLLHENSMD; via the exons ATGGGGCGTAATCTGAGAAATGATTCTGAATCTCCAGTGAGGGACCGTGGGTCTCCTCGTAGGAGGAAGAGTCAATCCCGAACAGAGAGATCACCTACTCGACATGGAAAGTCCAACAGGGGAAGTTCTCCACCAAGAGAGAAACATTCAAGTCGCCCCAAGTCTCCCAAGCATGCAAGGTcaccctctcctcctcctcgctCTCCTTCTCCCCGGACAAAACGGCTAAGAAGAGCTGAAGCTGGAAGAGTGCCTGGGAGAGAACATGAAAGGATCAATGATAGGGGGATCAGTAGGGATTTACAGGAACGTGGTTCAGAGAGAGATGTTGGGAGTGGTAGAAAGGAGAGAGTGTCGGGAAGGAATGACACCGATGATAAATCTTCAAGAACAAGGCGTGGTACTTCTCCTTCAGATCGACACCGCACGAGTAGGCATAGATCTCACTCACCTCTACATGCTGGTGATACAAGAGATGGGGAGAAAGTAATTGAGGGCCGTGGAAGAAATCGTAGCAGAGGGAGTGAGAAAAGCATGCACAGGCAAAAAAGTGCAGATGGGGAAAATGAGACTGAAAGAAGGGAGAGAAGGACAGCAAAAGACAGCACTGGTCATAAGTCTTCAAGATCAAGACATGGGCAGTCGACTTCTCCATTGAATGGACACCACAAGAACAGACACCGAACTCATTCACCTCAACAAGCTGCAGATACCAGAGCCCGTGATGAG GTGCCAGAGTCAAGGGAGGCTGAGGATGG GATTGATGATAATGATTCAGTAGCTACGATGAGGGCTGCTGAGGAAGCTTTGGAAGCACAGAAAAAG CAAAAACCTTCATTTGAGCTATCTGGAAAGCTTGCTGCGGAAACCAATAGATTCAGGG GTATAACACTGTTATACACTGAGCCAGCAGAAGGACGGCCACCTCATGTAAAATGGCGGCTTTATGTTTTCAAGGGTGGTGAAGTTCTTAATG ATCCCATTAAGATACATCGGCAAAGCTGTTACCTTTTCGGGAGGGAAAGAAGGGTGGCAGACATCCCTACAGATCACCCATCCTGCAGCAAACAACATGCTGTTATACAGTTCCG GCAAGTAGAGAAGGAGGAACCTGATGGTACATTGTCAAAGGAAGTAAA GCCTTACATAATGGACCTTGGAAGCACAAATAAGACCTTTGTTAAT GAAAGTGCAATTGAACCTCAGCGATATTATGAACTGATGGAAAGAGACACGATCAAATTTGGTAATAGTAG CCGAGAGTATGTGCTACTGCACGAGAATTCTATGGATTGA